Below is a window of Myroides profundi DNA.
AAATCTTGTTTGAATTTTTGGAGCGCAATCTGTGTATATGATTTGCTAGTGTGAGACATTCTATAATTTAGAACTTACGTTGTTTTTATCACCACTTACTTTATATATTTTCTTTGTGTCTAAGTCTTTTAAGATTTTTACACCTTCTTCGATATAGACATCGCCATTTAGCATTTCATGCCATCTATCTCTTTTGCTTTCAAGTATTGTATCATTCTTGATTCTAGTTAATTCACTAGGTAAAGAAGTAAATTTTAATTCGTTTTTATATTTAGAAATAGCTTTGAATTTTTTAGCTTTTTCTTCTACTTCTTTTTGTTTTGCACGGTACTTCTCAAGGCTTAAAGGAACTTGTTTTTCATCTTTTCTTTCATTGATCCATTGTGCGTTCTCGTCAATCAATTTGAATTGCTCATTTAGTGCAATACGCTCTTTACTTGACTTGATGACAGCAGAGAAATCATTGTTATACGGAGTATAAGTAGCTCTTTCTATCTTGTCCCAAGGCATTGCGTTATCCATATCTCTTTCTCCCATGTCGATATAAGAATATCTGTCTGGTAATACGATATCACTCAGTACTCCTTCGCGTTGAGTAGAACCACCATTGATACGGTAGAACTTCTGTAGTGTTACTTTTAAAGCACCTAGATCGCCATAAGGTTGTTTTCTTAATAGGTCATTAAGTGTTATTAAGTTCTGTACAGTTCCTTTACCATACGTGTGTTTACTACCAATGATAACTCCACGCTTATAATCTTGGATAGCTGCTGCAAAGATTTCAGAAGCAGAAGCGGAGAAGTTATTCACTAATACAACTAATGGGCCTTCCCATACGATAGGGGTATCTTTATCATCTAGTACTTTTTGTTTTCCTCTAGAAGATTTCACCTGTACTACAGGACCTTCTTTAGAGAATAACCCAACCATTTTGATAACTGTCTCTAATGAACCTCCACCATTGTTTCTAAGGTCCATAATGATACCGTCTATATTCTGTTGTTTTAGTTCTTTAATTTCTTTTTCTACATCTGTAAATGCGTTACGACTGTCTTTGTTCTCAAAGTCAATGTAGAATTTAGGTAAATGAATAATACCGTATTTTTTATCACCATCTTGGATAACACTTGATTTAGCGTAAGTTTCTTCCATTTCGATAACTTCACGCATTACAGGGATAACCTTAATCGTTCCGTCTATTTTCTTAATCGTTAAGAATACTGTAGTGTTCTTTTTCCCTTTGATCAGTTTTACAACATTGTCAAGACGCATACCAA
It encodes the following:
- a CDS encoding carboxy terminal-processing peptidase, translated to MNTFKLFMKRNYKVILLLIGVSALLWSFMPKQQKDTPEKDQLLLELVTYILENTHYNPAKIDDKFSATVYKEYLKALDPMKRYFLQSDIDEFSKYEYLIDDMIQLKELSFFDLTYERITQRMNEAKGIYTEVLEQPFEFESDDVLNADYDNIGYAKDAEELKERWKKQLKLNVLSTITDNLKIQEGKVEEEEEFDEFGEPIVKEEKKTDKKAKDKKPVEKKSFEQLEKEARESALKSYDEVFEFIKDLERKDWFAIYLNSIVERFDPHTFYFAPEDKEKFDASMSGSFEGIGAVLRKKSEGVEINELVPGGPAWRGKEIETGDIILKVGQTKEEEPIDIVGMRLDNVVKLIKGKKNTTVFLTIKKIDGTIKVIPVMREVIEMEETYAKSSVIQDGDKKYGIIHLPKFYIDFENKDSRNAFTDVEKEIKELKQQNIDGIIMDLRNNGGGSLETVIKMVGLFSKEGPVVQVKSSRGKQKVLDDKDTPIVWEGPLVVLVNNFSASASEIFAAAIQDYKRGVIIGSKHTYGKGTVQNLITLNDLLRKQPYGDLGALKVTLQKFYRINGGSTQREGVLSDIVLPDRYSYIDMGERDMDNAMPWDKIERATYTPYNNDFSAVIKSSKERIALNEQFKLIDENAQWINERKDEKQVPLSLEKYRAKQKEVEEKAKKFKAISKYKNELKFTSLPSELTRIKNDTILESKRDRWHEMLNGDVYIEEGVKILKDLDTKKIYKVSGDKNNVSSKL